A genomic window from Nicotiana sylvestris chromosome 11, ASM39365v2, whole genome shotgun sequence includes:
- the LOC104220139 gene encoding stomatal closure-related actin-binding protein 1, which produces MTRVTRDFGNTMQRDAVPPVSADVIFPSSRFPNYKIGANNQIVEVKEDSTALTMKEVVARETAQLLEQQKRLSVRDLASKFEKGLAAAAKLSDEARLKDAASLEKHVLLKKLRDALEDLRGRVAGKNKDDVEEAIAMVEALAVQLSQREGELIQEKTEVKKLATFLKQASEDAKKLVEEERAYARAEIENARAAVQRVEEALQEYERMSGASGKQDMEELMKEVQEARRIKMLHQPSKVMDMEHELQALRMQLAEKSKYSVQLQKELARKMGEETVSQLYELDGTEALGSFLQIQPCSLAAPELSECSIQWYRLACEGGKKEPISGATKPVYAPEPFDVGRVLQAEITFGDQTTLMTTASAIDPAAGLGNYVEALVRRHDIEFNVVVVQMNGTDHTSESIHVLHIGRMRMKLRKGKTSVAKEYYSASMQLCGVRGGGNAAAQATFWQVKTGLSFVLAFETERERNAAIMLARRFAYDCNIMLAGPDDRAALGS; this is translated from the exons ATGACAAGGGTAACTCGTGATTTTGGCAATACGATGCAAAGGGATGCTGTTCCTCCTGTATCAGCAGATGTGATCTTCCCTTCTAGCCGCTTTCCAAATTACAAAATAGGAGCTAACAATCAGATTGTGGAGGTGAAGGAGGATTCTACGGCACTTACAATGAAAGAGGTGGTTGCTCGAGAAACTGCCCAGTTACTAGAGCAGCAAAAACGACTCTCCGTTCGCGATCTAGCTAGTAAATTTGAAAAGGGTCTGGCTGCTGCCGCCAAGTTGTCTGATGAG GCAAGACTCAAAGATGCAGCTTCACTGGAGAAGCATGTGCTGTTAAAGAAGCTCAGAGATGCACTTGAAGATTTGAGAGGACGTGTGGCGGGGAAAAACAAGGATGATGTGGAGGAAGCTATTGCGATG GTTGAAGCTTTAGCAGTACAATTAAGTCAGAGAGAAGGAGAGCTGATTCAGGAAAAGACCGAAGTTAAAAAGCTTGCAACTTTTCTGAAGCAG GCTTCTGAAGATGCTAAGAAACTTGTTGAGGAAGAAAGAGCTTATGCAAGGGCTGAAATTGAGAATGCAAGAGCAGCTGTTCAGAGAGTGGAAGAGGCTCTTCAGGAGTATGAACGAATGTCCGGGGCCTCAGGAAAGCAG GACATGGAAGAATTGATGAAGGAAGTTCAAGAGGCAAGGCGAATCAAAATGCTACATCAGCCTAGTAAG GTCATGGACATGGAGCATGAGCTTCAAGCATTACGAATGCAGCTTGCAGAGAAATCCAAGTATTCAGTACAGCTTCAGAAAGAG CTGGCAAGGAAGATGGGTGAGGAAACTGTATCACAGTTATATGAATTAGATGGCACGGAAGCCCTGGGCTCGTTTTTGCAAATACAGCCCTGTTCTCTGGCTGCTCCAGAACTTTCAGAATGTTCAATTCAGTGGTATCGCTTGGCTTGTGAAGGCGGGAAAAAAGAACCTATTTCAG GGGCCACCAAACCGGTTTATGCTCCAGAACCATTTGACGTTGGACGAGTTTTGCAAGCCGAGATAACATTTGGAGACCAGACAACATTGATGACAACTGCTAGTGCTATTGATCCAG CTGCAGGCTTGGGGAACTATGTTGAAGCTCTGGTGCGGAGGCATGACATTGAATTCAAT GTAGTTGTGGTCCAGATGAATGGAACGGATCATACATCAGAGAGTATCCATGTATTACACATTGGAAGGATGAGAATGAAACTTCGTAAAGGGAAGACAAGTGTAGCAAAAGAATACTATTCCGCTTCAATGCAG TTATGTGGAGTCAGAGGCGGGGGCAATGCTGCAGCTCAGGCAACATTTTGGCAAGTAAAGACAGGGCTCTCCTTTGTATTAGCGTTTGAAACGGAGAGAGAAAGAAATGCAGCTATTATGCTGGCCCGAAGGTTTGCCTATGACTGCAAT ATCATGCTAGCTGGACCGGATGATAGAGCAGCTCTTGGATCGTAA